The Echeneis naucrates chromosome 8, fEcheNa1.1, whole genome shotgun sequence genome has a window encoding:
- the LOC115047521 gene encoding bryoporin, giving the protein MPETAEAVSVTLTTNRNCTIEITNVSGSYCLINPKVYMSSGFSHHPPQPTVRTTKTEVCSFTKDDNTATGAVGLLTYDLFHMQSRVCSERMAIMFSVPFDHNLYKNRLAVGVVEQSRACDKHLYDQMYDGKDLSNFVRSEGSGSGLEYKGTYVDLRATMSTIGKAIVKVELYDKMGR; this is encoded by the exons ATGCCAGAAACAGCAGAGGCGGTGTCAGTCACACTCACCACCAACAGAAACTGCACCATAGAAATAACAAATGTCAGCGGTAGCTACTGTCTCATCAACCCCAA GGTGTACATGTCCAGTGGCTTCAGTCACCACCCGCCGCAGCCAACGGTTCGCACCACCAAGACCGAAGTGTGCTCCTTCACAAAGGATGACAACACCGCCACGGGCGCTGTCGGCCTGCTGACCTACGACCTGTTCCATATGCAGAGCCGCGTTTGCTCCGAGCGCATGGCCATCATGTTCTCTGTGCCCTTTGACCACAACCTGTACAAGAACCGGCTGGCCGTGGGGGTGGTTGAGCAATCCCGCGCCTGTGACAAGCATCTGTACGACCAGATGTATGATGGGAAAGACCTCAGCAACTTTGTGCGCTCTGAAGGAAGCGGCTCTGGGCTGGAATATAAAGGAACATATGTTGATCTGAGGGCTACGATGTCAACTATCGGCAAGGCCATCGTTAAAGTGGAGCTCTATGATAAAATGGGTCGTTAG
- the apnl gene encoding actinoporin-like protein has protein sequence MSESAEAVAADVSSKRSVTIEISNVTNNYCLINPRVYLDNGETYNPPQPTVRPLKTEVCTFTKSGGKATGSVGVLTYDLFERSQNDYIETLAIMFSVPWDYNLYKNWFAVGIYKKGRNCDKDLFKEMYYEKKQQEHGFVREEANGSGINHVGNYLDIKATMSPLGRAIMKVEVWDKLFIPMGQQAC, from the exons ATGTCAGAGTCAGCTGAAGCTGTAGCAGCCGATGTGAGCAGCAAGAGAAGTGTGACGATTGAAATCTCAAACGTCACTAACAACTACTGCCTCATCAACCCCAG GGTGTACCTTGACAATGGAGAAACCTACAACCCACCTCAACCCACGGTGCGCCCACTCAAGACAGAGGTCTGCACTTTCACCAAGTCTGGTGGCAAAGCGACCGGCAGTGTCGGTGTGCTGACCTACGACCTCTTCGAGCGGTCGCAGAATGACTACATCGAAACACTGGCCATCATGTTTTCAGTCCCCTGGGACTATAATCTGTACAAGAACTGGTTTGCAGTGGGCATCTACAAAAAGGGCCGTAACTGTGACAAAGATTTGTTCAAAGAAATGTACTatgagaagaagcagcaggagcatGGTTTTGTCAGGGAGGAAGCCAATGGCTCAGGAATCAATCACGTGGGCAACTACCTAGATATTAAGGCCACCATGAGTCCCCTTGGCAGAGCCATCATGAAGGTGGAGGTGTGGGATAAACTTTTCATACCTATGGGTCAGCAGGCGTGCTAG